One part of the Thermanaeromonas sp. C210 genome encodes these proteins:
- a CDS encoding 4Fe-4S dicluster domain-containing protein, producing MLRNGLLIDYEYCTGCHSCEVACKKERNLPVGKWGIKLSEVGPMQISPDRWELDYVPIPTEFCDLCEERVAQGKQPACVHHCLGKAMEYGPVEELAAKMAAKGKKMVLFVP from the coding sequence ATGTTGCGCAACGGTCTATTGATCGATTACGAGTACTGTACCGGCTGCCATAGCTGTGAAGTGGCCTGCAAAAAGGAGAGAAATCTTCCCGTCGGAAAATGGGGGATCAAGCTTTCCGAAGTGGGCCCCATGCAGATATCTCCCGATAGGTGGGAATTGGACTATGTACCCATTCCCACCGAATTCTGCGATCTTTGCGAGGAGCGAGTAGCCCAAGGGAAGCAGCCGGCCTGTGTCCATCACTGCCTGGGCAAGGCCATGGAGTACGGGCCGGTGGAAGAGCTGGCGGCCAAAATGGCGGCCAAGGGCAAGAAAATGGTGCTGTTCGTCCCTTAG